Within Pseudomonas brassicacearum, the genomic segment ATCAGCAGCATTGCCGGGGTCATCACTCACATTCCGGCGGGGCTTGGGGTGTTGGAGGCGGTGTTCATTGCCCTGCTGCAACATGAGGCGTCGCGGGGCAGCCTGCTGGCGGGGCTGATCGCCTACCGGGCGATCTACTTCATCCTGCCGTTGCTGATTACCGCGGTGATGTACCTGGTGATCGAGGCGAAGGCCAAGGCGTTGCGGGTCAAGCCTGGGCCTAAGTGATGGGTTGCCTGAATGATGAGTTGCTCGCGAAGAGGCCCGCACAGACGATACAAAATCCTGATCACCGCTCCTGAATAATGCTCAACCGCTCTCCCACCACCATTTCCGTGATCCAGTCCACCAGGATCGAGGTGTAGGCCTGTTGTGACACGGGGTCGCTCAGGGCATGGTCGGCACCGTCGATGATCCGATGGGTCAGCGAGTGGGTCTGCTGGCACGCCGCCCGGTAGCTCATGATGGTGGCATGGGGCACGTAGACATCGGTTTCGGACTCCACCAGCAACACATCGCCGGTGAACTGCGAACATGCATGCAAGGCGCGGTTGGTGCCGGCGTGCACCAGGGTGCTGCGGTAATCCAGCAGGTCGGTCTTGTCCAGGTCGCGCTTGGGGGTATGCCATTGCTCGTCGCGGTACAGTGCCGGCACCCGCAAGGCCAGCCAGCGTACCGGGCGCAACGAAGTGAGGATCGAAGCCAGGTAACCGCCATAGCTGGTACCCACCACGGCAATCGCCGAGGTATCCAAGGCCGGGTGCGCGAGCAGGCGGTCGTATGCCGCCAACAGGTCCCGCAGGTTGTCCTCGCGGGTGACCCGCGCCAACGGGATCCCCGCCCCGCCGGTGTGCCCGCGCAAGTCGAAGGTCAGGCACACGCAACCGAGGCCGGCGATGCCTTTGGCCCGTTCCAGGTCCCGCTCCTGGCTACCGCCCCAACCGTGCACGAACAACACGCCAGGGACCTTCGATTTGGGGCTCAGGAACGTCCCGTTCATATGTTCATCGTCAATCTCGATCTGAATGGTTTCACTTCTAGCCGTCATAGGATTGAACCGTTACGTATTTGAGAAGGAAGTCGCCGTTGTGCGCCGCGCCGCGATAGACCACCCTGGCGCCGGGCGGCAGCGATTGTTCGGTGTAGGTCTCCACCGAGGACACTCGCACCGCGCTGGTTGCGGGCGCTTCGACGAACACCTGCAACGCCGCCAGTTCGGCGCTGCTGGCGCCGCCCATGCGCCATGATTGTTCCAACACGCCGCCACGCGGCTGGCCGGCGGCGTCCAGGCCCTGGGCAATGTCGTAATTGCGCCGCGACGCAAAAAAGCTCGGGTAGGCCTGGTTGGCGGCGTCATCGAACACTTGCGCCAGCCGCACAGCCTCGCGCACATCGTCGGGCAGTTCGAGCTTGAGCAACTCGATATAGCCGCCCTGCACCACCAGCAGGTCCGAGCCGCCGTACACCTCCAACCCTTCACTGTCATGGGTCAGGTGTTGCACGCCGCAATAGCTCAAGGCCTTGCCGCCGATGAGGCTCTGGCCGACGCTCTGGGTCTTGACCTCGTTGAGGTGCTGTTCCAACACCACCCCATCGCGAAACAGCGCCTGGGCGTCAGGCCCGGCGACAATTTCATCGAACTGCGCCAGGCTCTTGATCAGCCGTTGACCACGCCCGGCACAGGCATGGATCGGCTTGAGGCGGATCGGCCCGGTGTACAGCAAATGCTCGGCGGCGGGGCGTGCATCCTTGAGCGAAAAGACCGTCACGCCATCGAGTACCGCGCCTCGCGTGAGCTTGGCAAACAGCGGCGACCAGCCTTTGGGCGCCACGGCGTCCTTATTCAACAGACCATGGGTAATTGCCTTGGTGCAGATAAAATCATGCTCGACATACCCGCCCCACACATCCTCGGGCCCCTTGACCCCCAGGCGCATCGCGGCTTCGGCGCCGATCAGGGTTTGCGTGGGCAACAGATAAAGATCATGACCGGCATGCCGCTGGGCGTCATGGCTGTCGCCGTATTCCCATCCCAGGATCTGCGCCAGCCACTGGGCCAGTGCACGATTGGTCTCGACCTCATGGCGCGGCGCTTGTGGATTGACCGAATAGGCCACTACCCGCTTGTTGCGATTGACGGATGTCATGCGTTGCCCTTTTTCCTGCGCTCGATGGCTTTGGATAAGGAAAGGTGCAGAGATCAGGCCAACGGTGTCATCGCAAGGATGGGGCAGCCAAGCGGGTGTATCGCGCGCAGTTGATAGCACCGGGCCTGTTTCATTCTGCACGACACACGATCGACGTCCCGCAAATTGCACGATGCTTGGACCAGGCACTGTTCCCTGTGGCGAGGGGATTTATCCCCGCTGGGCTGCGAAGCAGCCCTGAAACCTGACATCGCGGCGTATCAGGCGAACTGCATTTGCCTCTTCTGGGGCTGCTTCGCAGCCCAGCGGGGATAAATCCCCTCGCCACAAAGAGTCCAGGGTCAGCCTTTGGGAGTACTCGGCGGGCTCACCCCAAACCGCGCCCGGTAATCACTCGGCGCCAACCCGGTTATTTTCTTGAACGTCGCGCGAAAGGCGCTCGGGTCCTGGTAACCGACGGTCCAGGCAATGTGGTCGATGGTGCCATTGGTGAACTCCAGCATTTCCCGAGCCTTGCCGACGCGCAGGTGCTGGCAGTACTCAGTGGGCTTGAGCCCCGTGGCGGCGCGGAACCGGCGCAGGAAAGTGCGCTCCTCCAACCCGGCGCGTTCGGCCATCGCACCGAGGGAAACCTCCACCGCGCCGCTGCTTTGCAGCCAATGCTGGACCTTGAGAATTGCCGGGTCGCCATGGCCGAGAATCGGTGCAAAATTACTCCCGCACTGGCTCGCGCTGTCGCTGTGTTCAATCACCAGAAATTGCGCCGTGCGCGTGGCGATGCTGGGCCCAAGCAAGCGGTCCACCAAACGAAGCCCCAGTTCTGACCAGGCCATCAACCCGGCGGTGGTGATCAAGTCGCCGTCGTCGACGATGGGTTTGTCGGCGTTGAGCTTGATCTTCGGGTAACGCGCCGCAAAGGACTTGGCCGACGTCCAGTGGGTAGTGGCGCTGCGCCCGTCGAGCAGGCCACTTTCGGCCAGCAGGATCGAGCCCACACACACACCGCCCAACACGGTGCCGCCCGCATGCTGCGCACGCAGCCAAGCCATCAGCGTTGGCGAGGCCAGTTCGTCATCGAAGCCGGCAAGCGACGGCGGAATCAGCAACGCCACCAAATGGCCCGTCGGGCCGGTTTCGCTGTCGAACACCCGCCGCGGCGCCTCGTCGTTGTCGATTTGCCAGTGACTGACCCGCAACCGTGGCAATTGTGCACTGGTTTGCTCGGCCGCGATCCGATGGGCCACGGCGAACAGATCGGTCAAGCCATGCACCGCCGCCATTTGCGCGCCGGGGTAGATAAGCACCCCAAGCTCGGCGACTGCCCTTTGCTGCGCCATTGTCAGTTTTCCCTCGCTTATTGTCGTTGCGGCCAATCCTCGAACCGGCGGTAAACGCCAATACTGGCGCCCTCTCTCACCTGATAAAGGAAGCCTTCATGTCCAAGCAAGCGCTCATCGTAGTCGATATCCAGAACGACTACTTCCCCCAGGGCAAATGGCCGCTGGTCGATGCCGACGTCGCCGCCGATAACGCCGCACGGTTGATCGAAGCGTTTCGCCAGGCCGGCGACAGCGTGGTGCACATCCGCCACGAATTCACCTCCGACGACGCGCCCTTCTTCACCCCAGGCTCCGAAGGCGCACAACTGCACCCCAAGGTGCTCAATCGCGCCGATGAACCGGTGGTGCTCAAGCACTTCGTCAATGCGTTTCGCGAAACCGAACTGCAAGCCCTCCTCGACCAGCACGGCATCGAACAACTGGTGGTCGTCGGCAGCATGAGCCACATGTGCGTCGAGGGCGTAGTACGGGCAGCGGCGGACCTGGGCTATGGCGTCACGGTGATCCACGACGCTTGTGCCACCCTCGACCTGGAATTCAACGGCGTCGTCGTGCCGGCTGCCCAGGTGCATGCGGCGGTCATGGCAGCGCTGGGGTTTGCCTACGCGAGTGTGGTGAGCACTGAACAGTTTTTGGGCGCCAGCCGGACGCAGCCATAAGTTTCAAGCGAAAAAAAACCGCGCCTCGGAAACGAAGCGCGGTTTTGTTGTTAGCTCGGAGCTATGAACTGCTCTTTAAAACGGAATATCGTCATCAAAGCTGTCGAAATCCGGAGCCGGTTGCGGCGCGGCCTGTTGTGGGGCCGGGCGTTCGCGTTGTGGCTGCGGAGCCGACTGCGGACGAGGCGCCTGCTGACGCGGGGCCGGAGCCGACTGCTGGTAGTTGTTGCCACCTTGTTGCTGGTCGCCCTGTGGACGGCCGCCCAACAGTTGCATGGTGCCTTGCATGTCAACCACGATTTCGGTGGTGTAACGCTTGATACCGTCCTTTTCCCACTCGCGGGTCTGCAGCTTGCCTTCGATGTACACTTGCGAGCCTTTGCGCAGGTATTCGCCGGCGATCTCAGCCACTTTGCCGAACATCGACACGCGGTGCCATTCGGTCTTCTCGACCTTCTGGCCGGTCTGCTTGTCGGTCCACTGTTCGCTGGTCGCCAGACTCAGGTTGGTCACGGCGTTGCCGTTGGGCAGGTAGCGAACTTCAGGATCCTGGCCGCAAGTACCGACCAATATGACTTTGTTAACCCCACGGGCCATAACGTTCTCCTAGGCTTCGCACGTGGTCGGGGCCGGGTTGTTCACCAGGCGCTCGAGCGTCGCGCGATCCAATAATTCGGTGTCGAGTTTGATATACACGGCCGCCTCGTCGGCGACCACCACTGCATCGGTTACTCCAACGACGGCCTTCAGACGCTCGGTCAGGCCAGCCTCACGAATCGCCTCGGGCGATAAGGGCAAGCGCAGGCTCGTCACATAGGGAGGTTCGCGCATGGTAACAGCAAAGGCTAACCAAAGTGCAGCCAGCGCGGCACATCCCAGGAACACAACCGACAAACCGCCATGCTGGAACAGCCAGCCGCCGAGGATCCCGCCCAACGCTGAACCCAGGAACTGGCTGGTGGAATAGACCCCCATCGCGGTGCCCTTGCCGCCCGCCGGTGAAACCTTGCTGATCAGCGACGGCAGCGATGCTTCCAGCAGATTGAACGCGGTGAAGAACACCACCGTGCCAATCACCAGGGCCCGCAAGCTATCGCCGAACTGCCAGAAGAATAGCTCAGTGAGCATCAGCGTCGTGACGGCGCCTAGCAAAACTCGTTTCATTTTGCGTCGTTTCTCGCCATAGATGATGAACGGGATCATGGCGAAGAACGAAATCAGCAGCGCCGTCAGGTAGACCCACCAGTGCTGCTCCTTGGGCAGGCCGGCCTTCTCGACCAGGGCCAGCGGCAGGGCTACGAAACTGGACATCAGCATGGCGTGGAGCGCGAAAATGCCCAGGTCCAGGCGCAACAGGTCCGGGTGCTTGAGCGTCGGGATCAGCGCCTGGCGCGCCACCCCGGACTCACGGTGCTGCAACGGCCCGGTGGAACGCGGCACCATGAACGCCACGATCAGGATGCCTATCAGCGCCATGACTCCGGTGGCCAGGAACAGCCCCGACAAACCAAAGGCGCGGGTCAGCAAGGGGCCTACGACCATGGCGACAGCGAACGACAGACCAATGGTCATGCCGATCATGGCCATGGCCTTGGTCCGATGCTGTTCGCGGGTCAAGTCCGACAGCAGCGCCATGACAGCCGCGGAAATAGCCCCGGCGCCCTGTAGGATGCGTCCGGCGATCACGCCCCAGATCGAGTCGGCATTGGCCGCCAGCACACTGCCCAGGGCGAAGACGATCAGCCCCAGGTAGATGATCGGACGCCGGCCGATGCGGTCGGAAATGATCCCGAACGGGATCTGGAAGATCGCCTGGGTCAGGCCATAAGCGCCAATCGCCAACCCAATGAGGGCCGGGGTCGCGCCAGCCAGGTCCATGCCATAGGTCGCCAGCACCGGCAACACCATGAACATGCCCAGCATACGGAAGGCGAACACCAGGGCCAGACCGCTTGCTGCGCGCGTCTCGCCACTACTCATGCGTTCGCTGTGGGGATCTTGCATGGAAAAACCTCATGTGAACCGGCGGCGATTCTACCAGTCCCATCGATTGAGAGGGTATATGGCGACCGTTTGCCGCGCAGTCTTCATGTATGGCTGCAATCGCACCTTCAATAGTGTGCATCCATCCAGTATTTGCCCGTATACTCCTACGTTTTCGACGCCCGCCGAGCGAGGCCACTTTGGACAAGATCCTGATTCGTGGGGCCCGTACCCACAACCTGAAGAACATCGACCTGACCCTGCCACGGGACAAGCTGATCGTCATCACCGGCCTGTCCGGATCCGGCAAATCATCCCTGGCCTTCGACACGCTGTACGCTGAAGGCCAGCGACGCTATGTCGAATCGCTGTCAGCCTACGCCCGGCAGTTCCTGTCGATGATGGAAAAACCCGACGTCGACACCATCGAAGGCCTGTCGCCGGCCATTTCCATCGAACAGAAGTCGACCTCCCATAACCCACGGTCGACGGTCGGTACCATCACCGAGATCTACGACTACCTGCGCTTGCTGTATGCGCGAGTCGGCATTCCCCGCTGCCCCGATCACGACATTCCCCTGGAAGCCCAGACCGTCAGCCAGATGGTCGACCTGGTGCTGGCCCAGCCGGAAGGCAGCAAGCTGATGTTGCTGGCGCCGGTGATTCGCGAGCGCAAGGGCGAACACCTGATGGTTTTCGAAGAACTGCGCGCCCAGGGCTTCGTGCGGGCCCGGGTCAACGGCAAGCTGTGCGAACTGGACGAACTGCCGAAGCTGGATAAGCAGAAGAAGCATTCGATCGATGTAGTGGTCGATCGCTTCAAGGTCCGCGCCGATCTGCAACAGCGGTTGGCCGAGTCCTTCGAGACGGCGCTGAAGCTGGCCGATGGCATCGCCCTGGTCGCGCCGATGGACGACGAGCCCGGCGAGGAAATCATTTTCTCCGCGCGCTTCGCCTGCCCGGTCTGCGGCCACGCCATCAGCGAGCTGGAACCCAAGCTGTTCTCCTTCAACAACCCGGCCGGCGCCTGCCCGACCTGCGATGGCCTGGGGGTCAAGCAGTTCTTCGACACCAAGCGACTGGTCAATGGCGAGCTGACCCTGGCCGAAGGCGCGATTCGCGGCTGGGACAGGCGTAACGTCTATTACTTCCAGATGCTCGGCTCGCTGGCGGCCCATTACAAGTTCAGCCTGGACAAGCCGTTCAACGAGCTGCCCGCCGACCAGCAGAAATTCATCCTGCAAGGCAGCGGCTCGCAGAATGTCGACTTCAAATACCTCAACGACCGCGGCGACATCGTCAAGCGCTCCCACCCGTTCGAAGGCATCGTGCCGAACCTGGAGCGACGCTACCGCGAGACCGAATCGGCCAGTGTGCGCGAAGAACTGGCCAAGTTCCTCAGCACCCAACCCTGCCCGGATTGCCGTGGCACCCGTCTGCGTCGCGAAGCGCGGCACGTGTGGGTCGGCGAGAAGACGCTGCCGGCGGTGACCAACCTGCCGATTGGCGACGCCACCGATTATTTCGGCGGTTTGAAGCTCACTGGCCGTCGGGGCGAAATCGCCGACAAGATCCTCAAGGAAATTCGCGAGCGCCTGCAGTTCCTGGTGAACGTCGGCCTGGACTACCTGACCCTCGATCGCAGCGCCGACACCTTGTCCGGCGGCGAAGCCCAGCGTATCCGCCTCGCCAGCCAGATCGGCGCCGGCCTGGTGGGGGTGATGTACATCCTCGACGAGCCGTCCATCGGCCTGCACCAACGGGATAACGACCGGCTGCTCGGCACCCTGAAGCACCTGCGGGACATCGGCAACACGGTGATCGTGGTCGAGCACGATGAAGACGCGATTCGCCTGGCCGACTACGTGGTGGACATCGGCCCGGGCGCGGGCGTGCATGGCGGGCACATCGTCGCCCAGGGCACCGCCGCCGAAGTCATGGCGCACCCTGACTCGCTGACGGGTAAATACCTGTCTGGCCGGGTCAAGATCAAGGTCCCGGCCAAACGT encodes:
- a CDS encoding alpha/beta hydrolase family protein, whose protein sequence is MTARSETIQIEIDDEHMNGTFLSPKSKVPGVLFVHGWGGSQERDLERAKGIAGLGCVCLTFDLRGHTGGAGIPLARVTREDNLRDLLAAYDRLLAHPALDTSAIAVVGTSYGGYLASILTSLRPVRWLALRVPALYRDEQWHTPKRDLDKTDLLDYRSTLVHAGTNRALHACSQFTGDVLLVESETDVYVPHATIMSYRAACQQTHSLTHRIIDGADHALSDPVSQQAYTSILVDWITEMVVGERLSIIQER
- a CDS encoding single-stranded DNA-binding protein; translated protein: MARGVNKVILVGTCGQDPEVRYLPNGNAVTNLSLATSEQWTDKQTGQKVEKTEWHRVSMFGKVAEIAGEYLRKGSQVYIEGKLQTREWEKDGIKRYTTEIVVDMQGTMQLLGGRPQGDQQQGGNNYQQSAPAPRQQAPRPQSAPQPQRERPAPQQAAPQPAPDFDSFDDDIPF
- a CDS encoding MFS transporter, whose protein sequence is MQDPHSERMSSGETRAASGLALVFAFRMLGMFMVLPVLATYGMDLAGATPALIGLAIGAYGLTQAIFQIPFGIISDRIGRRPIIYLGLIVFALGSVLAANADSIWGVIAGRILQGAGAISAAVMALLSDLTREQHRTKAMAMIGMTIGLSFAVAMVVGPLLTRAFGLSGLFLATGVMALIGILIVAFMVPRSTGPLQHRESGVARQALIPTLKHPDLLRLDLGIFALHAMLMSSFVALPLALVEKAGLPKEQHWWVYLTALLISFFAMIPFIIYGEKRRKMKRVLLGAVTTLMLTELFFWQFGDSLRALVIGTVVFFTAFNLLEASLPSLISKVSPAGGKGTAMGVYSTSQFLGSALGGILGGWLFQHGGLSVVFLGCAALAALWLAFAVTMREPPYVTSLRLPLSPEAIREAGLTERLKAVVGVTDAVVVADEAAVYIKLDTELLDRATLERLVNNPAPTTCEA
- a CDS encoding DUF3182 family protein, yielding MTSVNRNKRVVAYSVNPQAPRHEVETNRALAQWLAQILGWEYGDSHDAQRHAGHDLYLLPTQTLIGAEAAMRLGVKGPEDVWGGYVEHDFICTKAITHGLLNKDAVAPKGWSPLFAKLTRGAVLDGVTVFSLKDARPAAEHLLYTGPIRLKPIHACAGRGQRLIKSLAQFDEIVAGPDAQALFRDGVVLEQHLNEVKTQSVGQSLIGGKALSYCGVQHLTHDSEGLEVYGGSDLLVVQGGYIELLKLELPDDVREAVRLAQVFDDAANQAYPSFFASRRNYDIAQGLDAAGQPRGGVLEQSWRMGGASSAELAALQVFVEAPATSAVRVSSVETYTEQSLPPGARVVYRGAAHNGDFLLKYVTVQSYDG
- a CDS encoding GlxA family transcriptional regulator, with the protein product MAQQRAVAELGVLIYPGAQMAAVHGLTDLFAVAHRIAAEQTSAQLPRLRVSHWQIDNDEAPRRVFDSETGPTGHLVALLIPPSLAGFDDELASPTLMAWLRAQHAGGTVLGGVCVGSILLAESGLLDGRSATTHWTSAKSFAARYPKIKLNADKPIVDDGDLITTAGLMAWSELGLRLVDRLLGPSIATRTAQFLVIEHSDSASQCGSNFAPILGHGDPAILKVQHWLQSSGAVEVSLGAMAERAGLEERTFLRRFRAATGLKPTEYCQHLRVGKAREMLEFTNGTIDHIAWTVGYQDPSAFRATFKKITGLAPSDYRARFGVSPPSTPKG
- the uvrA gene encoding excinuclease ABC subunit UvrA; this encodes MDKILIRGARTHNLKNIDLTLPRDKLIVITGLSGSGKSSLAFDTLYAEGQRRYVESLSAYARQFLSMMEKPDVDTIEGLSPAISIEQKSTSHNPRSTVGTITEIYDYLRLLYARVGIPRCPDHDIPLEAQTVSQMVDLVLAQPEGSKLMLLAPVIRERKGEHLMVFEELRAQGFVRARVNGKLCELDELPKLDKQKKHSIDVVVDRFKVRADLQQRLAESFETALKLADGIALVAPMDDEPGEEIIFSARFACPVCGHAISELEPKLFSFNNPAGACPTCDGLGVKQFFDTKRLVNGELTLAEGAIRGWDRRNVYYFQMLGSLAAHYKFSLDKPFNELPADQQKFILQGSGSQNVDFKYLNDRGDIVKRSHPFEGIVPNLERRYRETESASVREELAKFLSTQPCPDCRGTRLRREARHVWVGEKTLPAVTNLPIGDATDYFGGLKLTGRRGEIADKILKEIRERLQFLVNVGLDYLTLDRSADTLSGGEAQRIRLASQIGAGLVGVMYILDEPSIGLHQRDNDRLLGTLKHLRDIGNTVIVVEHDEDAIRLADYVVDIGPGAGVHGGHIVAQGTAAEVMAHPDSLTGKYLSGRVKIKVPAKRTPRNKKLSLTLKGARGNNLRNVDLEIPIGLLTCVTGVSGSGKSTLINNTLFPLSATALNGATTLEAAAHDSIKGLEHLDKVVDIDQSPIGRTPRSNPATYTGLFTPIRELFAGVPESRSRGYGPGRFSFNVKGGRCEACQGDGLIKVEMHFLPDIYVPCDVCKSKRYNRETLEIKYKGKNIHETLEMTIEEARVFFDAVPALARKLQTLMDVGLSYIKLGQSATTLSGGEAQRVKLSRELSKRDTGKTLYILDEPTTGLHFADIQQLLDVLHRLRDHGNTVVVIEHNLDVIKTADWLVDLGPEGGSKGGQIIAVGTPEQVAEMKQSYTGYYLKPLLERDRD
- a CDS encoding cysteine hydrolase family protein, which encodes MSKQALIVVDIQNDYFPQGKWPLVDADVAADNAARLIEAFRQAGDSVVHIRHEFTSDDAPFFTPGSEGAQLHPKVLNRADEPVVLKHFVNAFRETELQALLDQHGIEQLVVVGSMSHMCVEGVVRAAADLGYGVTVIHDACATLDLEFNGVVVPAAQVHAAVMAALGFAYASVVSTEQFLGASRTQP